The Syngnathus typhle isolate RoL2023-S1 ecotype Sweden linkage group LG16, RoL_Styp_1.0, whole genome shotgun sequence genome includes a region encoding these proteins:
- the ktn1 gene encoding kinectin isoform X3 — protein MALDIYDSQYLLILVPLLVVALLFLFFILFTKETSYDEVLARQKRDLKLPPSKPDVRKKTEKKKSKKKESGTAAGGGGGGGESEEDQGDFEAAAVAHSYTLELVEEPVSRADPAPPPPSMPVPASTEASAGLRERKKKEKKAAKAAAVATAAAAAAATAAAAAAATSPPLEELEVNSSKLMGYKAEPLLVSSKKPRPPSPKLEVQVQVTQTSAVGQTPPQASKKKEKKKQKMEAVNDQQPAPIKDEQAPVKQEAPVVAETKVLSNAAPSAPTGKKGGKKQKTEPVNPVEESRVLTDSAASVNHQTAQNNDIPSKGKKQKNETDKENKEVKFKELLSGLSSITLSEAEAVRLITVLREKSPSAADAWQKSAAKSDPAAQEQGRLLTTLQEEASIAKDKVKQLSQELQVSKQKTGRVEAMMREQCSAMQKELGNMQAKAQGSYQELQTMQLKFQQVREQLESQITRLQQENGILRDAVSTATNQMESKNTAEMNKLRSDYAALMIELADKNGKLQQEEHQRKSLEVNYKQNVSQLEAQLQDAKRRWEELQNFLHSVNADREKLQASKQELHSQLLTAENEMNNKNKELQTLHSSLTEAMVSKERLEQRVRELLEVSQHSMADDSMQARAQELMNENKGLQAQKETLQAQNENLHAQISTQVSHVSHIEELQKLLADKELQRKSLEDSLNAERSSGASRETNMQALHNDNMSMKAEIQSLRAQIADQTASLLVFDQIQRSAQEKEENMKTVESLLEKGLIEVANKEEELKAVREEKEALKQKLVALEGKVADQVSSESIVQELHSKIQWRDLKLKSMEDNLEAAQEGYSAKAQAAEALEQQFAALQVAMEQLKQKEPSEELSRLYNQLQVLQAQLTMKDHEIQHLQTEMREKLEQAHQQRTVSAVPSPELLTALSEKEKQVAQLESELRELKDALELHRKKNNDNQATLALSEAECRNYLHRLLPHVPLPNDQNHQEWLCSFANNLMESSPSQSTHVSGYSEEMSEKLKEAEEAQRILQVDCETYKKVLAETEGILQRLQSSVEQEESRWKVKVEQSQVELREMSQKVTTLEQEMERLSDGAELENLRREKQHLESELERAERESATYVTEVRELKDLLTELQTRLDGSYTEAIRQNEELNLLKMQLTDTLTKLEAEVKERQQVARDLYKAQQSLDLIQGELSKVTDNSEGLIENSSLSSQREELDKNEKMTAGLNQTVFELQQQLQSISRQLTKDAEADRDVLKV, from the exons ATGGCGCTGGATATCTACGACTCTCAGTACCTACTCATCCTGGTCCCATTACTGGTTGttgccctcctcttcctcttcttcatacTCTTCACAAAGGAAACCTCCTATGATGAGGTGCTGGCCCGGCAGAAACGTGACCTCAAGTTACCACCATCCAAGCCAGATGTCCgcaagaagacagaaaaaaagaagagtaaGAAGAAGGAGAGTGGAACTGCGGCAGGTGGAGGAGGCGGCGGAGGTGAGTCTGAGGAGGACCAGGGGGACTTTGAGGCAGCTGCTGTTGCCCACAGCTACACACTGGAGTTGGTTGAGGAGCCAGTGTCTAGAGCAGATCCTGCTCCACCACCACCTTCAATGCCAGTTCCAGCTTCAACAGAGGCTTCTGCTGGTTTgagggaaagaaagaagaaggagaaaaaaGCTGCAAAGGCTGCCGCTGTAGcaacagcagctgcagcagcagcagcaacagcagccgcagcagctgcagcaacaTCTCCTCCACTCGAGGAGCTAGAAGTAAATAGCTCCAAACTGATGGGGTACAAAGCAGAGCCGCTTCTAGTTTCCAGCAAAAAACCCAGACCACCTTCTCCAAAGCTTGAGGTCCAGGTTCAAGTTACCCAGACATCTGCTGTGGGTCAGACTCCCCCACAGGCATctaagaagaaggagaagaagaagcaaaaGATGGAGGCAG TGAATGACCAACAGCCAGCACCCATTAAAGATGAACAGGCACCAGTTAAGCAGGAAGCTCCTGTTGTGGCCGAAACCAAAGTTCTCTCTAATGCAGCTCCGAGTGCTCCCACTGGAAAGAAGGGCGGCAAGAAACAGAAGACTGAGCCGG TCAATCCAGTTGAGGAGTCCCGCGTTCTGACTGACTCGGCAGCTTCTGTCAACCACCAGACGGCCCAAAACAATGACATACCTTCTAAAGGAAAGAAACAGAAGAATGAGACAGACAAAG AGAACAAGGAGGTGAAGTTCAAGGAGCTGCTCTCAGGTCTGTCCTCCATCACCCTGTCTGAAGCTGAGGCTGTCCGATTGATTACTGTCCTCCGGGAGAAGAGCCCAAGCGCTGCCGATGCCTGGCAGAAA TCTGCTGCTAAATCGGATCCGGCTGCTCAGGAACAAGGGCGTCTCCTAACCACGCTTCAAGAGGAGGCATCCATTGCCAAGGATAAAGTCAAACAACTCAGCCAG GAGCTCCAAGTTTCGAAGCAGAAGACAGGCCGGGTGGAGGCCATGATGCGAGAGCAATGTTCAGCAATGCAGAAAGAGCTGGGCAACATGCAGGCCAAAGCACAAGGAAGCTACCAGGAGCTCCAGACCATGCAGCTCAAG TTCCAGCAGGTGAGGGAGCAGCTGGAGAGTCAGATCACTCGGCTGCAGCAGGAGAATGGCATCCTGCGGGATGCAGTCAGCACAGCCACCAACCAGATGGAGAGCAA GAATACCGCCGAGATGAACAAACTGCGTTCTGATTACGCAGCGCTGATGATCGAGTTGGCGGACAAAAACGGCAAGCTGCAGCAGGAGGAACACCAGAGGAAGTCGCTGGAAGTCAACTACAAGCAGAACGTGTCTCAGCTGGAG GCTCAACTACAAGATGCTAAGCGACGCTGGGAGGAACTGCAAAACTTCCTTCATAGTGTCAATGCTGACCGAGAAAAACTTCAGGCCTCTAAGCAAG AACTCCACAGTCAGCTGCTGACGGCAGAGAATGAGATGAACAATAAGAATAAAGAGCTTCAGACCCTCCATAGCAGCCTGACTGAAGCCATGGTCTCGAAGGAGAGACTGGAGCAAAGGGTGAGGGAGCTTCTGGAAGTGTCCCAGCACAGTATGGCGGATGACTCCATGCAGGCTCGTGCACAG GAGCTCATGAATGAAAACAAAGGTCTTCAGGCCCAAAAGGAAACACTGCAAGCACAAAATGAGAACCTGCATGCCCAGATCTCAACACAG GTCAGCCACGTCTCCCACATTGAGGAGCTACAGAAGCT ACTGGCTGACAAGGAGTTGCAGCGAAAGAGCCTGGAGGATTCTTTGAATGCCGAACGGAGCAGCGGTGCCAGTCGAGAAACTAACATGCAG GCCTTGCACAACGACAACATGTCGATGAAGGCAGAGATTCAGAGTCTGCGGGCACAGATTGCTGATCAG ACTGCCTCCCTGCTGGTATTCGACCAGATCCAGAGGAG TGCACAAGAAAAAGAGGAGAACATGAAAACTGTCGAGAGCCTCCTGGAGAAGGGCCTAATTGAAGTGGCCAACAAAGAGGAGGAACTAAAG GCCGTGAGAGAGGAGAAGGAAGCACTAAAGCAAAAGTTGGTGGCCCTTGAAGGAAAAGTGGCTGATCAG GTATCGTCTGAGTCGATTGTGCAAGAACTGCATAGCAA GATCCAATGGAGAGATTTGAAGCTGAAGTCAATGGAGGACAATCTGGAGGCAGCACAAGAAGGCTACTCAGCCAAAGCACAGGCTGCCGag GCTCTGGAGCAGCAGTTTGCTGCCCTGCAGGTAGCAATGGAGCAGCTAAAACAGAAGGAGCCATCAGAAGAGCTCAGCAGATTATATAACCAGCTCCAAGTACTCCAAGCTCA ACTCACTATGAAAGACCACGAGATCCAGCACCTACAGACCGAGATGAGAGAGAAGTTAGAGCAGGCACATCAACAG CGGACGGTTAGTGCAGTACCAAGCCCCGAACTACTAACAGC GTTGTCCGAGAAAGAGAAGCAAGTTGCACAACTGGAGAGTGAACTGCGTGAGCTGAAGGACGCTCTGGAGCTTCACAGAAAGAAGAACAAT GACAACCAGGCGACACTGGCGCTGTCTGAGGCGGAGTGCCGCAATTATCTGCACCGACTTTTGCCCCACGTGCCTCTGCCCAACGATCAA AATCATCAGGAGTGGCTCTGCAGTTTTGCGAATAATCTCATGGAGAGTTCGCCTTCACAATCCACACATGTTTCAGGGTATTCCGAG GAAATGTCTGAGAAGCTGAAAGAAGCCGAGGAAGCCCAAAGGATTCTACAGGTCGACTGTGAGACATACAAGAAAGTTTTGGCAGAAACG GAGGGCATCCTACAGCGCCTCCAGAGCAGTGTGGAACAGGAAGAGTCCAGATGGAAGGTGAAGGTGGAGCAATCGCAGGTGGAGCTCAGAGAG ATGAGCCAGAAAGTTACAACTCTGGAGCAGGAGATGGAAAGACTAAGTGATGGAGCCGAGTTGGAAAAT TTGAGAAGAGAAAAGCAGCACTTGGAGTCCGAGTTGGAGAGGGCAGAGCGTGAGAGTGCCACATATGTAACAGAGGTCCGAGAG CTCAAAGATCTGTTGACTGAATTGCAGACCAGACTTGATGGCTCATATACAGAAGCCATCAGGCAGAATGAGGAGCTGAATTTG CTGAAAATGCAGCTCACAGATACTCTAACCAAACTAGAGGCAGAAGTGAAGGAGCGGCAGCAGGTTGCACGTGATCTCTATAAG gcccagcagtctttggaccTGATCCAAGGGGAGCTCTCCAAAGTGACAGACAACTCTGAAGGCCTGATAGAAAACAGCAGTTTGTCCTCACAGAGA GAAGAGCTTgataaaaatgaaaagatgaCTGCAGGACTTAACCAAACAGTCTTTGAATTGCAGCAGCAGCTACAAAGTATCAGCCGACAACTCACCAAGGATGCG gaggctgaCAGAGATGTGTTGAAGGTATAG